In endosymbiont of unidentified scaly snail isolate Monju, the following are encoded in one genomic region:
- a CDS encoding DUF6502 family protein → MQEALDRLPTVVMGAVRRLLRPLVRLMIRHGITLPSIVELLKQVMVEVAIEDFPVEGKRTTDSRVSVLTGVHRKDVKRFREQGFQRNDVPKKVSLGMQLVNAWMTEPRWLDEQGRPRVLLRLADGSGRPDFETLANHISSDVRPRAILDELVRVGVVEERDNRVALHTEAFVPRLSEEEKLYYFERSGHAHLMAGVRNLEGTEPPFFDRVVQYHNIPETALPRLRQMVEEQGMTLLREINRAAREVNDSQASKRHSFLVGLYCYHEPSMGNDD, encoded by the coding sequence ATGCAGGAAGCCCTGGATCGTCTGCCGACCGTCGTGATGGGCGCCGTCAGGCGTTTGTTGCGTCCGCTCGTGCGCCTGATGATCCGTCATGGCATCACCCTGCCTTCCATCGTCGAACTGCTGAAGCAGGTGATGGTGGAGGTTGCCATCGAGGATTTCCCGGTAGAAGGCAAGCGCACCACCGACAGCCGGGTCAGCGTGCTTACCGGGGTTCACCGCAAGGATGTCAAGCGTTTCCGTGAACAGGGATTTCAGCGCAACGACGTGCCCAAGAAGGTCTCGCTGGGCATGCAGCTGGTCAACGCCTGGATGACCGAACCGCGCTGGCTGGACGAACAGGGCCGGCCCAGGGTATTGCTGCGACTGGCCGACGGAAGCGGTCGGCCCGATTTCGAGACCCTGGCCAACCACATCAGCAGCGATGTGCGTCCACGTGCGATCCTCGACGAACTGGTCCGCGTGGGTGTGGTGGAAGAGCGCGACAATCGTGTCGCCCTGCACACCGAGGCCTTCGTGCCAAGATTGTCCGAGGAAGAGAAGCTCTATTATTTCGAGCGTTCCGGCCATGCACACTTGATGGCAGGCGTGCGTAACCTGGAAGGTACCGAGCCACCCTTCTTCGACCGCGTGGTGCAGTACCACAATATTCCGGAGACTGCCCTGCCCCGCTTGCGTCAGATGGTGGAAGAACAAGGCATGACGCTGTTGCGCGAGATCAACCGTGCGGCACGCGAGGTCAACGATTCGCAGGCATCGAAGCGGCACTCCTTTCTGGTCGGGCTCTACTGTTACCACGAACCTTCGATGGGTAACGATGACTAG